One Nitrosomonas sp. PY1 DNA window includes the following coding sequences:
- the nrdR gene encoding transcriptional regulator NrdR: MKCPFCNADDTSVIDSRDSDDGHKIRRRRRCQGCDKRFTTYESVELHLPEVVKHDGSRTEFDRNKLLTGFKRALHKRPVPTSYVDAAIDRIVQKLLSTGEREVSSRSIGESVMQELYRLDKVAYIRFASVYKSFQDTDDFRDAIQEAEKPSDD, from the coding sequence ATGAAATGTCCGTTTTGCAATGCTGACGATACCAGTGTCATAGACTCTCGAGATAGCGATGATGGTCACAAAATTCGGCGACGGCGGCGCTGCCAAGGTTGCGATAAGCGATTTACAACGTATGAGTCGGTTGAACTCCACTTACCTGAAGTGGTAAAACATGATGGTAGTCGCACAGAGTTTGACCGCAATAAGCTTCTCACCGGCTTTAAACGAGCGCTACACAAGCGCCCGGTACCGACCAGCTATGTTGACGCAGCAATTGACCGCATTGTGCAAAAACTGCTAAGCACTGGAGAACGCGAGGTGTCATCTCGCAGTATCGGCGAAAGCGTGATGCAAGAACTTTATCGCCTCGATAAAGTAGCCTATATCCGTTTCGCATCGGTATATAAAAGCTTTCAAGACACTGATGACTTCCGTGATGCGATCCAGGAAGCAGAAAAGCCCTCTGATGATTAA
- the ribD gene encoding bifunctional diaminohydroxyphosphoribosylaminopyrimidine deaminase/5-amino-6-(5-phosphoribosylamino)uracil reductase RibD, with the protein MFSAADHTFMSHALQLAEKGLYSTTPNPRVGCVIVQNEHIIASGWHKKSGHPHAEIYALKMAGEAARDATAYVTLEPCNHYGLTPPCARALIEAGIAKVNIAMEDPNPIVAGRGRVLLQQAGITVTTGLLEAQAQALNIGFVSRMTRKKPWVRLKIATSLDGKIALRNGASQWITGEAARIDAHRWRARSCAIMTGIGTVKSDNPQLTVRHVETTRQPKKIVLDSQLSIPLSTSLLRDESVIIFTTNRQNQGKISQLTQLGVQVILMPANNGMVDLEKMLTLLATDFAMNEILVEAGSHLNGALLNANLVDEIILYIAPHLLGDDAQDIFRLPGLVDLKQKKTLIFEDIRTIGQDIRIIARPVATGVQVV; encoded by the coding sequence ATGTTTTCTGCTGCCGATCATACTTTCATGTCACATGCGTTGCAGTTAGCTGAGAAAGGATTATATAGCACCACACCCAACCCCCGCGTTGGATGCGTAATCGTTCAAAATGAACATATCATTGCCAGTGGGTGGCATAAAAAATCAGGCCATCCACATGCCGAAATATATGCGCTGAAAATGGCAGGTGAAGCAGCGCGTGACGCCACAGCCTATGTAACGCTTGAACCATGCAATCATTATGGATTGACGCCACCTTGCGCAAGGGCTTTGATAGAAGCCGGAATTGCGAAAGTCAATATAGCAATGGAAGATCCCAATCCAATAGTTGCCGGACGCGGTCGAGTGCTATTACAACAAGCCGGTATTACAGTAACGACAGGATTATTGGAAGCACAGGCACAAGCGCTCAATATCGGTTTTGTTTCACGCATGACGCGAAAAAAACCATGGGTACGCTTAAAGATCGCAACCAGCCTCGATGGGAAAATTGCTCTTCGGAACGGTGCCAGTCAGTGGATTACTGGAGAAGCGGCACGAATCGATGCTCATCGTTGGCGTGCGCGCTCTTGTGCCATTATGACTGGTATCGGCACGGTCAAATCCGATAATCCGCAACTCACAGTTCGGCACGTTGAAACAACTCGCCAGCCGAAAAAAATCGTGCTCGACAGCCAGCTATCCATTCCGCTGAGTACCTCACTATTACGAGATGAATCAGTTATTATCTTCACCACTAACCGTCAAAATCAAGGAAAAATATCGCAGCTCACACAATTAGGCGTTCAAGTAATCCTTATGCCTGCAAATAATGGCATGGTCGACCTAGAAAAAATGCTAACCCTGCTAGCCACTGATTTTGCTATGAATGAAATTTTGGTGGAAGCAGGAAGCCATCTGAATGGCGCTTTACTTAACGCCAATTTAGTCGATGAAATTATCTTATATATAGCACCACATCTACTTGGCGATGATGCGCAAGACATATTTAGGTTACCTGGATTGGTTGACCTTAAACAGAAAAAAACATTAATTTTTGAGGATATCCGTACAATAGGACAAGATATCCGTATCATTGCGCGCCCAGTTGCTACTGGCGTACAGGTCGTTTAG
- a CDS encoding response regulator transcription factor — MSQISLEDCTEENPSLLIVDDDTVFCSVLAKAMTKRGFQVVCAHSIEDALGLCESATTEYAIVDLKLSNESGLVLVEKLKALDPGTRIVMLTGYASIATAIEAIKLGATHYLAKPVDADEIMAAFERTSGDSDMSISANPLSVGRLEWEYIQRILSENDNNVSVTARILNMHRRTLQRKLAKRPVRQ; from the coding sequence ATGAGCCAAATTTCTTTAGAAGATTGTACCGAAGAGAACCCCAGTCTACTCATTGTGGATGATGATACGGTATTTTGTAGTGTGTTGGCGAAAGCCATGACCAAGCGAGGATTTCAGGTGGTCTGTGCGCATAGTATTGAAGATGCACTGGGCTTGTGTGAATCTGCGACTACTGAATATGCGATCGTGGATCTAAAATTATCGAATGAATCCGGACTTGTTTTGGTTGAGAAATTAAAGGCTCTAGATCCTGGTACCAGAATCGTGATGCTAACGGGTTATGCGAGTATTGCAACTGCGATTGAAGCAATTAAACTGGGTGCAACGCATTATTTGGCAAAACCTGTCGATGCTGATGAAATCATGGCTGCATTTGAACGCACCAGTGGCGATTCCGATATGTCGATTAGCGCCAATCCTCTATCGGTGGGGCGACTGGAATGGGAATATATACAGCGTATTTTGAGTGAGAACGATAACAATGTTTCTGTGACAGCCCGAATACTCAATATGCATCGCCGTACCTTGCAGCGTAAATTAGCTAAACGACCTGTACGCCAGTAG
- a CDS encoding GerAB/ArcD/ProY family transporter has protein sequence MFRELSKLPISKNLQRLFLLRNIAIAVQALALTIMYWSIDIVIPWGEMIVVIVLLVLVNFLTWIRLHQKWPVTNIEFFLQLLVDVVALSCLLYFSGGSTNPFISLYLLPLTITAAVLPWRYTWVMAIITIACYSVLLFIYIPLPHNHENHLIEFALHVSGMWLAFVLSTVIIAWFVVLMSSSIRDRDRDLAKAREQALRNEQIIALGTLAAGAAHELGTPLSTMAVIAGELQKDYAQDTEFQNNVRILKDQIGHCKQTLTHLLAKAGHARTEQGSELPVDEFLNQILDKWKLIRPSVEFTYHSGGVQPIPKIMENQLLSQSILNLLNNAADASSKCVDIKSSWTTQILHFEIVDDGEGLSAEAMERAGEAFFSSKKPGQQGFGIGLFLANANIERFGGSVRLFNLEQGGACTQVILPLIATRS, from the coding sequence ATGTTTCGTGAGCTGAGTAAGTTACCTATCAGTAAAAATTTGCAGCGTCTTTTTTTGCTCCGCAATATAGCTATTGCAGTGCAGGCTTTAGCGCTGACAATCATGTATTGGAGCATCGATATCGTTATCCCGTGGGGTGAGATGATTGTGGTGATCGTACTGCTTGTATTGGTTAATTTTCTCACTTGGATACGCTTGCATCAAAAATGGCCGGTGACTAATATTGAATTTTTTTTACAACTATTGGTTGATGTGGTGGCGCTCAGTTGTCTGCTTTATTTTAGCGGCGGATCTACTAATCCATTTATTTCATTGTATTTGTTGCCATTAACAATCACTGCAGCAGTGCTACCCTGGCGCTATACCTGGGTAATGGCGATCATTACCATTGCCTGTTATTCAGTACTGTTATTTATTTATATTCCATTGCCGCATAACCATGAAAATCACTTGATTGAGTTTGCTTTGCACGTATCGGGAATGTGGCTGGCTTTTGTATTAAGCACTGTGATTATCGCGTGGTTTGTAGTTCTCATGAGTTCATCCATTCGTGATCGTGATCGAGATCTTGCAAAAGCACGTGAACAAGCTTTACGTAACGAGCAAATTATCGCGTTAGGAACCTTGGCAGCCGGTGCGGCACACGAACTAGGGACGCCACTTTCCACGATGGCGGTGATTGCCGGAGAATTACAGAAAGATTATGCTCAGGACACCGAATTCCAGAACAATGTTCGTATCCTCAAAGATCAGATCGGGCATTGTAAGCAAACGCTTACTCATTTGCTGGCGAAAGCTGGGCATGCTAGAACTGAGCAAGGTAGCGAATTGCCTGTTGATGAATTTTTGAACCAGATTCTGGATAAGTGGAAATTGATACGCCCCTCGGTGGAATTTACCTACCATAGTGGTGGCGTACAGCCGATACCTAAAATTATGGAGAATCAGCTGCTTAGTCAATCGATTCTTAATTTGCTAAATAATGCTGCAGACGCTTCTTCTAAGTGTGTCGATATCAAGAGTAGTTGGACCACACAAATATTACATTTTGAGATTGTCGATGATGGTGAAGGTTTATCAGCAGAGGCGATGGAACGTGCTGGGGAGGCGTTTTTCTCCAGTAAGAAACCTGGGCAGCAGGGTTTTGGTATTGGGTTATTCCTTGCCAATGCTAATATCGAGCGTTTTGGTGGAAGTGTACGCTTGTTTAACCTTGAACAAGGTGGTGCATGCACACAAGTTATTTTACCACTCATTGCAACAAGATCATGA
- a CDS encoding murein transglycosylase A — MEKLSYFISLIALLSLAACSTSTVSPTDKDSQSVETLPTPQVPTAIQTPSSIDSGKVFTKSIHKPVPWSALVGWESDDLLPAWQAFVKSCSVLSQQSLWKASCQAAKSLSKPDHAALSKFFRNNFIPYQIINKDNTEEGIVTGYYEPLLKGSRKPSARYRYPIHSAPSELLTISLDTLYPEVKDLRLRGRLDGRKIVPYYTRAEIMKDPKLLSQYEFLWVDDEIELFFLQIQGSGRVMLENGEIVKIGYADQNGHPYSSIGKLLVQRGDLLLENASMQGIKQWGKKNPSKLPELLKQNARYVFFRELPADISGPIGALGVPLTAGRSIAIDPQSIPQGAPVFLATTWPNTNKPLNRLMVAQDVGSAITGGVRADFFWGYGEEATNQAGKMKQNGKMWVLMPKSNMTVSK, encoded by the coding sequence ATGGAAAAACTATCTTATTTCATTTCATTGATTGCTTTGTTGTCACTGGCAGCTTGTTCGACGAGTACAGTCAGCCCCACGGACAAGGATTCGCAATCTGTTGAAACTTTACCTACCCCTCAAGTACCAACCGCCATACAGACGCCATCCTCAATTGATTCTGGGAAGGTATTTACGAAATCGATCCATAAACCTGTTCCTTGGTCTGCGCTTGTAGGTTGGGAGAGCGACGACTTATTACCTGCTTGGCAAGCGTTTGTAAAAAGCTGTAGTGTACTCAGTCAGCAATCGCTTTGGAAAGCGTCTTGCCAAGCGGCAAAGTCGCTGAGTAAACCTGACCATGCAGCATTATCAAAGTTTTTTAGAAACAACTTTATTCCTTATCAAATTATCAATAAGGATAATACTGAAGAAGGAATCGTTACAGGGTACTACGAACCTTTGTTGAAAGGAAGCCGGAAGCCGTCAGCGCGATATCGTTATCCCATCCATTCCGCACCTTCCGAGTTGCTGACAATTAGTTTAGACACACTGTACCCTGAAGTAAAAGACTTGCGGTTAAGAGGGCGCCTGGATGGGCGCAAAATCGTACCTTATTATACTCGCGCCGAAATCATGAAAGACCCTAAGTTACTAAGTCAGTATGAATTTCTATGGGTCGATGATGAAATCGAGCTGTTTTTTTTGCAGATACAAGGATCGGGTCGAGTGATGCTCGAGAATGGCGAGATCGTTAAAATTGGATATGCAGATCAGAATGGTCATCCGTATAGTTCTATCGGGAAATTACTCGTGCAGCGCGGTGATTTGTTGCTAGAAAATGCATCCATGCAAGGAATAAAGCAATGGGGGAAGAAGAATCCCAGCAAATTACCCGAGTTGTTGAAACAAAATGCTCGCTATGTATTTTTTCGTGAGCTACCAGCGGACATATCAGGCCCTATTGGTGCTTTAGGCGTACCGCTAACGGCGGGACGCAGCATTGCCATTGATCCTCAATCCATTCCGCAAGGTGCACCTGTATTTTTGGCCACTACTTGGCCTAATACCAATAAACCGCTGAATCGATTGATGGTGGCGCAAGATGTCGGTAGCGCTATTACAGGAGGGGTTCGTGCCGACTTCTTCTGGGGTTATGGCGAAGAAGCAACCAATCAAGCCGGTAAAATGAAGCAGAATGGAAAGATGTGGGTTTTAATGCCAAAGAGTAATATGACAGTGTCGAAATAG
- a CDS encoding Nif3-like dinuclear metal center hexameric protein has product MHRDELEKYLNELLDIHRFQDYCPNGLQVEGRPEIQNIVSGVTASVDLLQAAIAAKADAILVHHGYFWRNEDARIVGVKHRRISLLMAHQINLLAYHLPLDSHPQFGNNTLLGKKLGFIETGRFGGQDIMIHGELNRAITLKALTEKISRTLLRKPQVIGSADMIVRRIAWCTGGAQNYFEAAVKQDVDAYITGEISEHNVHLARETGIAFIAAGHHATERYGVQALGDHVAQKFSIQHQFIDIDNPV; this is encoded by the coding sequence ATGCATCGCGATGAGTTGGAAAAGTACCTGAATGAATTATTAGACATTCATCGCTTCCAGGATTATTGCCCAAATGGGCTTCAAGTGGAAGGGCGCCCCGAAATTCAAAATATCGTTAGCGGTGTAACGGCCTCTGTCGATCTTTTGCAAGCGGCTATTGCCGCTAAAGCCGATGCGATTCTGGTGCATCATGGCTATTTTTGGCGCAATGAGGATGCCAGGATTGTTGGCGTGAAACATCGCAGAATCAGCTTGTTAATGGCGCACCAAATCAATTTATTGGCTTATCATCTGCCGCTCGATTCGCATCCGCAATTCGGCAACAATACCCTTTTAGGGAAGAAGTTGGGGTTTATTGAAACGGGGCGCTTTGGTGGACAGGACATTATGATTCATGGAGAGCTAAATAGGGCAATTACGTTAAAAGCGTTAACAGAAAAAATATCTCGAACACTATTACGAAAACCTCAAGTTATCGGTAGTGCGGATATGATCGTTCGCCGTATCGCTTGGTGCACGGGTGGTGCACAAAACTATTTTGAGGCAGCAGTGAAACAAGATGTCGATGCCTATATTACTGGGGAAATTTCTGAACATAACGTACATCTAGCACGCGAAACCGGAATCGCATTTATTGCCGCAGGACATCATGCGACGGAGCGTTATGGCGTACAGGCGCTTGGCGATCACGTGGCACAAAAATTTTCGATACAACATCAGTTTATTGATATTGATAATCCAGTATGA
- a CDS encoding trypsin-like peptidase domain-containing protein, whose product MYKHWLIFTQSITVLLAIFFIVSSLRPDLLSWRPRGEVVVIRESTPTPSNDRTDSYAKAAEVAMPSVVNIFTSKEIKVPSHPLLDDPALRKFFGDPSESRARRRANLGSGVIVSSNGYILTNHHVIEAADEVEIAMIDGRKAKATIIGTDPETDLAVLKIDLSNLPAIIFGQSEQVKVGDVVLALGNPFGVGQSVTMGIVSALSRNHVGINTFENFIQTDAAINPGNSGGALTDTAGNLIGVNTGIYSKTGGSLGIGFAIPAHVAKQIMEQIIESGSVIRGWLGVSMQDMTEELSESLNIKQVSGSLVASVLKDGPADKAGIKPGDVLIAVESQPVKNAAEILNLVAALAPGKTVNITVLRNKEEKSIPITVGVRPKQK is encoded by the coding sequence ATGTATAAACATTGGTTAATTTTCACACAAAGTATCACTGTGTTGCTGGCCATTTTTTTTATCGTTTCATCCTTGCGTCCGGATTTGCTATCCTGGCGACCACGTGGAGAAGTAGTTGTCATCCGAGAATCAACGCCCACGCCCAGTAACGACCGTACCGACAGTTATGCCAAAGCCGCGGAAGTAGCCATGCCCTCGGTAGTCAATATTTTTACCAGTAAAGAAATTAAAGTTCCTTCGCATCCCTTACTCGATGATCCCGCACTACGAAAATTCTTTGGTGATCCATCAGAATCGCGCGCGCGGCGCCGGGCAAATTTGGGTTCTGGAGTTATCGTCAGCTCCAATGGTTATATCTTAACGAATCATCATGTCATTGAGGCAGCGGATGAAGTTGAAATCGCTATGATTGACGGGAGAAAAGCAAAAGCGACCATCATCGGCACAGACCCTGAAACAGATCTGGCGGTATTAAAAATTGATTTAAGCAATTTACCCGCTATTATTTTTGGTCAGTCAGAACAAGTTAAAGTAGGTGATGTCGTATTGGCGCTAGGAAATCCCTTTGGAGTTGGCCAAAGCGTCACGATGGGCATTGTCAGCGCACTCAGCCGCAATCATGTGGGTATCAATACCTTTGAAAACTTTATACAAACCGATGCAGCCATAAACCCAGGTAATTCGGGTGGCGCACTCACCGACACAGCGGGTAATTTAATTGGTGTGAATACCGGCATCTACTCGAAAACAGGAGGTTCATTGGGTATCGGCTTTGCAATTCCAGCTCATGTAGCCAAACAAATCATGGAACAAATTATTGAATCCGGTAGCGTCATTAGAGGTTGGCTAGGTGTAAGCATGCAAGATATGACTGAAGAATTGTCTGAGTCGCTAAATATAAAACAAGTCTCAGGATCGCTGGTTGCAAGCGTGCTTAAAGATGGTCCTGCTGATAAAGCAGGCATCAAACCGGGCGATGTGCTTATTGCTGTTGAATCGCAGCCGGTTAAAAATGCTGCGGAGATACTCAACTTGGTTGCCGCTCTGGCGCCCGGAAAAACAGTCAATATAACGGTTTTACGCAATAAAGAAGAGAAGTCCATTCCCATTACCGTCGGTGTACGGCCAAAGCAAAAATAG
- a CDS encoding alginate export family protein gives MQIASAGTKKLDQVPIIAQIPTTGNVKLFSITESAGNMRFDFDILPKLIEEGKSPFSTLTPDWLKIAIEQRTRYALYDHGVTRSIPGFDDMVHMRTRFLFEVFKATDPLKFTLELTDMRAPLAHYGQAHSNEFANHFDFTRLHVGLNSQNFLGTGYAAKFEVGRFAFDFGHSRLIGGHRFGTFTPTFDGMVFTVGNE, from the coding sequence ATGCAAATTGCTAGTGCGGGTACAAAAAAACTCGATCAGGTGCCAATTATTGCGCAAATTCCTACAACCGGAAATGTAAAATTATTCAGCATAACGGAATCAGCCGGGAATATGCGGTTTGACTTCGATATTCTGCCTAAGTTGATAGAAGAGGGAAAATCGCCCTTCTCGACGCTTACTCCAGATTGGCTCAAAATAGCCATTGAGCAACGAACACGATACGCCTTGTATGACCATGGTGTTACTCGAAGCATTCCCGGGTTTGACGACATGGTTCATATGCGTACAAGGTTTTTATTTGAAGTCTTTAAGGCTACGGATCCTCTGAAGTTTACGTTAGAACTCACAGATATGCGTGCGCCATTGGCTCATTACGGTCAAGCTCACTCAAATGAATTCGCCAATCACTTCGATTTTACCCGGCTTCACGTCGGTTTGAATTCTCAAAATTTTCTGGGAACAGGATATGCTGCCAAGTTCGAAGTTGGGCGTTTTGCGTTTGATTTTGGTCATTCTCGCTTGATTGGTGGACACCGGTTTGGTACTTTTACACCCACCTTCGACGGCATGGTGTTCACGGTCGGCAATGAGTAA
- a CDS encoding alginate export family protein, whose amino-acid sequence MFAKPVTGKLDYEIESMYQFGDTNHKHHFANRHHGEVGYSFKTAMPSRLAYLFDYSSGDRDPDKNFDILYARRRAEYGPTGLLGAFFPSNLMSPVGFRATLIPTPTVQLMMVNRAFWLADKYGAYVGSGLQDTTGSAGSFLGNMLDVSVGWSPQWSYWKYVSFDVGYTRIFKGDYFDKVPQSPGSADTNFGYMMTTIKF is encoded by the coding sequence TTGTTTGCCAAACCCGTTACGGGTAAATTAGACTATGAAATCGAATCCATGTATCAGTTTGGCGATACCAACCATAAACACCATTTTGCGAACCGCCATCATGGTGAGGTGGGTTATTCTTTTAAAACAGCCATGCCTTCTCGGTTGGCTTATTTGTTCGACTATTCATCAGGAGATCGTGACCCTGACAAGAACTTCGATATTTTATACGCAAGGCGGCGGGCGGAATACGGGCCAACCGGGTTACTTGGAGCATTTTTTCCTTCCAATCTTATGTCACCCGTGGGTTTTCGTGCAACACTGATACCAACGCCAACTGTCCAACTTATGATGGTGAATCGCGCCTTTTGGCTGGCTGATAAATATGGCGCCTATGTCGGTAGCGGTCTGCAAGATACAACCGGTAGCGCGGGATCTTTTCTGGGTAATATGCTTGATGTCAGTGTTGGTTGGAGTCCACAATGGAGTTATTGGAAATACGTAAGCTTCGACGTCGGCTACACTCGCATATTCAAAGGCGATTACTTTGATAAAGTACCACAAAGCCCAGGTTCGGCTGATACCAATTTCGGATATATGATGACAACTATCAAATTCTAA
- a CDS encoding acyltransferase family protein, producing MEYRKDIQILRGISVLLVVLFHLEIGGFKSGFLGVDVFFVISGYLMAILYNPERKWDFFVKRARRLLPAYFAIIVLTLFACILITIPNDYDSVVKQALFGAFFTSNIGYWMENSYFSKSAFNPLLHLWSLGVEIQFYLLLPFLVWLFSKFRGSYFIVLLGSLVACLYMTGVSPKTAFFMLPFRLWEFLLGYGIARLVLRGTLGKNETMRWLGVVGLTLLLAIPMITVDGNATNFIQGHPGLPALSVCLATALILGVGLPSVVENLRIAGWLEKLGQYSYSVYLVHFPLIVLFLYKPFSGTVLHAEAYWQTAALVGLIIILSKAMYALIENPLRLERNNIRYALISCSLAILISGPLGTLIQVMTIPEKEMLIYKAWTDRSEYRCGKIKRILDPLAISCEITEPLDKPGRHIMLVGNSHADSIKDTFKSAAEERNLSVRFIASNTPLMKNGITPESLIKEAKLHQIDTIVFHYAPSSIDASIIQKTVSLADAENISSAFIMPIPVWRDHIPMALWKHLKLNDPLPSANLTDYQIYNQTLIEGLATITNKKWKIYQVANYLCANDCKISDDSGRPLYFDSSHLTLTGSEYLRKVFEQIIEDVINLTK from the coding sequence ATGGAATATAGAAAAGATATTCAAATACTTAGAGGAATATCAGTTCTTTTAGTTGTTCTTTTTCATCTTGAAATTGGCGGCTTTAAGAGTGGATTTTTAGGCGTTGATGTTTTTTTTGTAATTAGTGGTTATCTAATGGCCATTCTTTACAATCCTGAACGAAAATGGGATTTTTTTGTAAAACGAGCGCGCCGCCTATTACCCGCCTATTTTGCAATCATAGTGTTGACATTGTTCGCGTGCATACTGATAACCATACCAAATGATTACGATTCTGTCGTCAAGCAAGCACTATTCGGCGCATTTTTTACATCCAATATTGGATATTGGATGGAGAACTCCTATTTCAGCAAATCTGCTTTTAATCCATTGCTGCACTTATGGTCGCTGGGTGTTGAAATTCAGTTTTATCTCTTATTACCTTTTCTAGTTTGGCTTTTTTCTAAATTCCGAGGTAGTTATTTTATTGTCTTATTAGGTTCTCTGGTGGCTTGTCTCTATATGACCGGCGTTTCCCCTAAAACTGCATTCTTTATGTTGCCATTCAGACTGTGGGAATTTCTTTTAGGATATGGTATCGCTAGATTGGTCTTGCGCGGTACCTTAGGCAAGAACGAGACAATGCGATGGCTAGGTGTTGTCGGCCTGACACTATTGTTAGCTATTCCCATGATTACAGTCGATGGAAATGCAACTAACTTTATACAAGGACATCCGGGGTTACCCGCACTTAGCGTATGCCTAGCAACCGCTTTAATCCTTGGTGTTGGCTTACCATCAGTGGTAGAAAACCTTCGTATTGCGGGCTGGTTAGAAAAACTGGGACAATATTCCTACTCGGTCTACTTAGTCCATTTCCCACTCATTGTACTTTTTTTGTACAAACCTTTTTCAGGGACAGTTTTGCATGCGGAAGCATACTGGCAAACTGCAGCACTTGTCGGTTTGATTATCATCCTTTCTAAGGCAATGTATGCACTTATCGAGAACCCGCTACGATTAGAGCGCAATAATATTCGATATGCCTTAATTTCTTGCAGCTTAGCTATTCTGATCTCAGGCCCTTTAGGCACTTTAATACAAGTTATGACGATTCCTGAGAAGGAAATGCTAATTTATAAGGCCTGGACAGATCGCTCGGAGTATCGTTGCGGAAAAATTAAGCGCATTCTAGACCCATTAGCAATTAGTTGCGAAATTACTGAACCACTGGATAAGCCAGGACGACATATCATGCTGGTAGGTAACAGTCATGCCGATTCCATCAAAGACACATTCAAGTCAGCCGCTGAAGAAAGAAATCTATCAGTTCGTTTTATAGCCAGCAACACTCCGTTAATGAAAAATGGAATCACCCCGGAGAGTCTAATAAAGGAAGCAAAATTGCATCAAATCGATACAATCGTATTTCATTATGCACCGAGCTCAATTGATGCGTCGATTATTCAAAAAACAGTGTCTCTTGCCGACGCAGAAAATATATCGAGTGCTTTTATCATGCCAATACCGGTTTGGCGTGACCATATTCCTATGGCACTATGGAAACATTTGAAGCTTAATGATCCATTACCGTCAGCAAATCTAACCGATTATCAAATTTACAATCAGACCTTAATTGAAGGCTTAGCCACTATAACCAACAAAAAATGGAAAATTTATCAAGTTGCGAACTACTTATGTGCGAATGACTGCAAAATATCAGATGACTCAGGCAGACCACTTTATTTCGACTCAAGTCATCTAACGCTCACAGGAAGTGAATATCTGCGAAAAGTTTTTGAACAAATCATTGAAGATGTTATTAATCTAACCAAGTAA
- a CDS encoding septal ring lytic transglycosylase RlpA family protein, with amino-acid sequence MICILISGCASLFSDKPFQSSNIELRAPNLMAAYNKPYTIFGVTYYPLKSAKGYREIGYASWYGSEFGNRTSMGTRFIPERVTAAHKTLPLPSRVRVTNLQNGLQVDVIVNDRGPFKKGRVIDLSRGAAKKIGLSGVMKVKIEHLND; translated from the coding sequence ATGATCTGCATTCTAATCAGCGGCTGTGCGTCTTTGTTTTCCGATAAACCGTTTCAGTCATCGAATATTGAATTGCGCGCACCGAATTTGATGGCCGCATACAATAAACCGTATACGATTTTTGGTGTGACCTATTATCCTTTGAAATCGGCAAAAGGTTATCGCGAAATCGGATATGCATCTTGGTACGGATCGGAATTCGGTAATCGCACTTCGATGGGTACGCGCTTTATACCCGAGCGAGTTACTGCTGCGCATAAAACTTTGCCGTTACCTTCACGTGTTAGGGTTACAAATTTACAAAATGGACTTCAGGTGGATGTGATCGTCAATGATCGAGGGCCTTTCAAGAAGGGCAGAGTGATTGATTTGTCTCGTGGCGCAGCGAAAAAAATTGGGCTTTCTGGTGTTATGAAAGTAAAGATAGAGCACCTTAATGATTAG